A section of the Paralichthys olivaceus isolate ysfri-2021 chromosome 16, ASM2471397v2, whole genome shotgun sequence genome encodes:
- the nectin4b gene encoding nectin-4 isoform X1, giving the protein MECVRSLTLLLLFVVRGHSDFVEPPQPDTSLRSLAESQTRLPCRYQAEEGEKVVQVTWHKELKDGSKDQIITAHFAEGHTEFGRYSGRVKFESSSPTENSALLIPNTEESDEGSYICHISTFPNGNFERRITVTVWILPISSLDPEILVEGQSYRVAAACRAMGRPLPLLTWDTELPGQSQNRSSKAGSVSSYFSLHPLRSMNGKKLDCLVSHPGLDGPRRISHRLEVQYPPNATITTASGDWFVGAENAELVCDSGGHPKPQNITWIRRGGALPDGVSVVGGKLVFGRTLRSNDTGVYECVAVNIVGVGKAEYSLKVADKSQRKVVPSDDNLLLIILGSSAAALVLVLIVVVLLVNRYHRHRNKNLERQLTEKTDEINSLSRQASFRRLNSVSTDPRVQPEDYALLRVDSRMKNSQMSLERPNYKGSQSTLGGKWGPPGGVEVDELGRPVVWHDGRESLRQKEMDGEKEERRRRVESYLKSSNMSLDSGLPSSLVPLKVQQEEGPREPDLGHLREGDSPRVEDWAPTQSVEEEQEEDEGDDGSSSYQISEALTNHFYFSKGVLRPRPHSNAILLHPRGQMI; this is encoded by the exons tgGTGAGGGGGCACAGTGACTTTGTGGAGCCTCCTCAGCCCGACACCTCCCTGCGCTCGCTGGCAGAGAGTCAGACCAGGCTTCCCTGCCGCTACCAggcggaggagggggagaaggtGGTGCAGGTCACCTGGCACAAGGAGCTCAAGGACGGCAGCAAGGACCAGATCATCACGGCCCACTTCGCTGAGGGCCACACAG AGTTCGGGCGTTACTCCGGTCGGGTGAAGTTCGAGAGCAGCAGCCCCACAGAAAACTCGGCTCTGCTCATCCCCAACACAGAGGAGTCGGACGAGGGCAGCTACATCTGCCACATCTCCACCTTCCCCAACGGAAACTTTGAGAGGCGCATCACGGTGACCGTCTGGA ttTTACCCATCTCCTCCCTGGACCCTGAAATCCTGGTGGAGGGCCAGTCGTACCGTGTGGCGGCCGCTTGTCGAGCGATGGGTCGCCCGCTTCCTCTTCTCACGTGGGACACCGAGCTGCCGGGCCAGTCCCAGAACCGCAGCAGCAAGGCCGGGTCCGTGTCCAGCTACTTCTCCCTGCACCCGCTGCGCAGCATGAATGGTAAAAAGCTGGACTGCTTGGTGTCGCATCCTGGTCTGGACGGACCCCGCAGGATATCACACCGCCTGGAGgttcagt acCCCCCAAATGCCACCATCACCACGGCCTCAGGAGACTGGTTCGTGGGTGCGGAGAACGCTGAGCTGGTGTGTGACAGCGGAGGACACCCCAAACCTCAGAACATCACCTGGATACG GAGGGGAGGAGCTCTTCCAGATGGGGTGTCTGTGGTCGGAGGAAAGCTTGTATTCGGGCGGACCCTCCGCTCGAATGACACCGGGGTCTACGAGTGTGTGGCCGTGAACATTGTAGGAGTAGGAAAAGCAGAGTATTCACTGAAAGTAGCAG ACAAATCTCAACGTAAGGTCGTCCCCTCTGACGATAACCTGCTGCTGATCATCCTCGGATCCTCGGCCGCAGCTCTGGTCCTGGTCCTGATCGTTGTCGTCCTGCTCGTCAACCGCTACCATCGccacagaaacaaaaatcttGAGAGGCAGCTCACTGAAAAAAC GGACGAAATTAACAGCCTCTCCAGACAAGCCTCTTTCAGGCGACTGAACTCCGTTAGCACAGACCCCAGAGTGCAG CCTGAAGATTACGCTCTGCTCAGAGTCGACAGCAGGATGAAGAACAGCCAAATGTCCCTG GAGCGGCCCAACTACAAAGGCAGCCAGTCCACGCTGGGCGGCAAGTGGGGTCCCCCGGGGGGAGTGGAGGTGGACGAGCTGGGACGTCCGGTCGTCTGGCACGACGGCAGGGAGAGCCTGAGACAAAAGGAGATGGACGGAGAGAAGGAGGAGCGCAGGAGGAGGGTGGAGTCGTATTTGAAGAGCAGCAACATGTCGCTG GACTCAGGTCTCCCTTCATCCCTGGTTCCCCTGAAGGTCCAGCAGGAGGAAGGGCCCAGAGAGCCGGACCTCGGCCACCTCAGGGAAGGCGACTCTCCACGTGTGGAGGACTGGGCTCCCACGCAGTCGgtagaggaggaacaggaggaggatgagggcgACGACGGCAGCAGCTCCTACCAGATCTCAGAGGCGCTCACCAATCACTTCTACTTCAGCAAAGGAGTCCTCAGACCCAGGCCACACTCCAACGCCATTCTGCTGCATCCCAGAGGACAGATGATCTAG
- the nectin4b gene encoding nectin-4 isoform X2 produces the protein MECVRSLTLLLLFVVRGHSDFVEPPQPDTSLRSLAESQTRLPCRYQAEEGEKVVQVTWHKELKDGSKDQIITAHFAEGHTEFGRYSGRVKFESSSPTENSALLIPNTEESDEGSYICHISTFPNGNFERRITVTVWILPISSLDPEILVEGQSYRVAAACRAMGRPLPLLTWDTELPGQSQNRSSKAGSVSSYFSLHPLRSMNGKKLDCLVSHPGLDGPRRISHRLEVQYPPNATITTASGDWFVGAENAELVCDSGGHPKPQNITWIRRGGALPDGVSVVGGKLVFGRTLRSNDTGVYECVAVNIVGVGKAEYSLKVADKSQRKVVPSDDNLLLIILGSSAAALVLVLIVVVLLVNRYHRHRNKNLERQLTEKTDEINSLSRQASFRRLNSVSTDPRVQPEDYALLRVDSRMKNSQMSLERPNYKGSQSTLGGKWGPPGGVEVDELGRPVVWHDGRESLRQKEMDGEKEERRRRVESYLKSSNMSLVQQEEGPREPDLGHLREGDSPRVEDWAPTQSVEEEQEEDEGDDGSSSYQISEALTNHFYFSKGVLRPRPHSNAILLHPRGQMI, from the exons tgGTGAGGGGGCACAGTGACTTTGTGGAGCCTCCTCAGCCCGACACCTCCCTGCGCTCGCTGGCAGAGAGTCAGACCAGGCTTCCCTGCCGCTACCAggcggaggagggggagaaggtGGTGCAGGTCACCTGGCACAAGGAGCTCAAGGACGGCAGCAAGGACCAGATCATCACGGCCCACTTCGCTGAGGGCCACACAG AGTTCGGGCGTTACTCCGGTCGGGTGAAGTTCGAGAGCAGCAGCCCCACAGAAAACTCGGCTCTGCTCATCCCCAACACAGAGGAGTCGGACGAGGGCAGCTACATCTGCCACATCTCCACCTTCCCCAACGGAAACTTTGAGAGGCGCATCACGGTGACCGTCTGGA ttTTACCCATCTCCTCCCTGGACCCTGAAATCCTGGTGGAGGGCCAGTCGTACCGTGTGGCGGCCGCTTGTCGAGCGATGGGTCGCCCGCTTCCTCTTCTCACGTGGGACACCGAGCTGCCGGGCCAGTCCCAGAACCGCAGCAGCAAGGCCGGGTCCGTGTCCAGCTACTTCTCCCTGCACCCGCTGCGCAGCATGAATGGTAAAAAGCTGGACTGCTTGGTGTCGCATCCTGGTCTGGACGGACCCCGCAGGATATCACACCGCCTGGAGgttcagt acCCCCCAAATGCCACCATCACCACGGCCTCAGGAGACTGGTTCGTGGGTGCGGAGAACGCTGAGCTGGTGTGTGACAGCGGAGGACACCCCAAACCTCAGAACATCACCTGGATACG GAGGGGAGGAGCTCTTCCAGATGGGGTGTCTGTGGTCGGAGGAAAGCTTGTATTCGGGCGGACCCTCCGCTCGAATGACACCGGGGTCTACGAGTGTGTGGCCGTGAACATTGTAGGAGTAGGAAAAGCAGAGTATTCACTGAAAGTAGCAG ACAAATCTCAACGTAAGGTCGTCCCCTCTGACGATAACCTGCTGCTGATCATCCTCGGATCCTCGGCCGCAGCTCTGGTCCTGGTCCTGATCGTTGTCGTCCTGCTCGTCAACCGCTACCATCGccacagaaacaaaaatcttGAGAGGCAGCTCACTGAAAAAAC GGACGAAATTAACAGCCTCTCCAGACAAGCCTCTTTCAGGCGACTGAACTCCGTTAGCACAGACCCCAGAGTGCAG CCTGAAGATTACGCTCTGCTCAGAGTCGACAGCAGGATGAAGAACAGCCAAATGTCCCTG GAGCGGCCCAACTACAAAGGCAGCCAGTCCACGCTGGGCGGCAAGTGGGGTCCCCCGGGGGGAGTGGAGGTGGACGAGCTGGGACGTCCGGTCGTCTGGCACGACGGCAGGGAGAGCCTGAGACAAAAGGAGATGGACGGAGAGAAGGAGGAGCGCAGGAGGAGGGTGGAGTCGTATTTGAAGAGCAGCAACATGTCGCTG GTCCAGCAGGAGGAAGGGCCCAGAGAGCCGGACCTCGGCCACCTCAGGGAAGGCGACTCTCCACGTGTGGAGGACTGGGCTCCCACGCAGTCGgtagaggaggaacaggaggaggatgagggcgACGACGGCAGCAGCTCCTACCAGATCTCAGAGGCGCTCACCAATCACTTCTACTTCAGCAAAGGAGTCCTCAGACCCAGGCCACACTCCAACGCCATTCTGCTGCATCCCAGAGGACAGATGATCTAG
- the LOC109643011 gene encoding uncharacterized protein gives MAHCAAFQSKLTSVMETLAKAAVLEISRLWEDGFALVQVELRRRQSEIEALNKKLMLMENERLTVLTQTTNMSSSSSSFSSSSSSSSSSSASSSSKREQPNTLLLLPTGDGPVADSVQALCSDPVVREKADTSANHTPPPPPAQTEEMQCEQHKPYLCQRDDMDDEDLIVKLEDEDDVQIVDRLVDSDHSVNDGAGHHERDPNHQPAEVLEEQESQQWTSVTVADSDSAEDSDCLFEPKQLSQNLDSEILLIQNALDIFDNSAETAYSDRFAMDNGQGASSKSRAPLTFSQPQLSQPREAINLPERGVSIRFLSEKQQQQTKHMSTFNSDSRLFLLNDPEFHKTMASRRIKEKWFICPFCGKSFDRISHLEIHQRIHTGEKPYTCDICGKCFSQRSNLRTHQRTHKETLSQNAI, from the exons ATGGCCCACTGCGCGGCTTTCCAGAGCAAGTTAACCTCGGTCATGGAGACGCTCGCCAAGGCGGCCGTGCTGGAGATCAGCAGACTGTGGGAGGACGGGTTCGCCCTCGTGCAGGTCGAGCTGCGCCGGAGACAGAGCGAAATCGAAGCCCTGAACAAAAAGTTGATGCTGATGGAAAACGAGCGACTGACAGTGTTGACTCAGACCACAAAtatgtcttcctcctcctcctccttctcctcctcctcctcctcctcctcatcatcttcagcaTCTTCTTCTTCCAAGAGGGAGCAGCCaaacacgctgctgctgctgcccacaGGTGACG GGCCTGTTGCAGATTCGGTCCAGGCCTTGTGTTCTGATCCGGTTGTCAGAGAGAAGGCCGACACCTCTGCTAatcacacaccaccaccaccacccgctCAGACAGAAGAGATGCAGTGTGAGCAGCACAAGCCTTACCTCTGTCAAAGGGACGACATGGATGACGAAGACTTAATCGTCAAGCTGGAGGATGAGGACGATGTCCAGATTGTGGATCGGCTAGTGGACTCTGATCACAGCGTTAACGACGGAGCGGGTCACCACGAGCGGGATCCTAACCACCAGCCTGCCGAGGTCCTGGAAGAACAAGAGAGCCAGCAGTGGACGTCTGTGACAGTGGCAGACAGCGACTCTGCCGAGGACTCGGACTGCCTTTTTGAACCAAAGCAGCTCTCGCAAAATCTGGACTCGGAAATCCTACTCATTCAAAATGCCTTGGACATTTTTGATAATTCAGCAGAGACGGCGTATTCTGACAGGTTCGCGATGGATAATGGACAAGGTGCGTCGAGCAAATCAAGGGCTCCTTTGACTTTTAGCCAACCTCAGCTAAGTCAACCTCGAGAAGCAATAAATCTCCCAGAAAGGGGAGTGTCCATCAGATTCCTCtcagagaaacaacaacaacaaactaaacacatgtCGACTTTTAACTCTGACAGCAGGTTATTCCTCTTAAACGACCCGGAGTTTCATAAAACTATGGCGAGTCGCCGCATTAAGGAGAAATGGTTCATCTGCCCGTTCTGTGGCAAAAGCTTTGATCGTATCAGCCACCTGGAGATTCACCAGCGGATtcacacaggagagaaaccgTACACGTGCGATATATGTGGCAAGTGTTTTTCTCAGAGGAGCAACCTTCGCACTCATCAGCGGACTCACAAAGAGACTCTATCCCAAAATGCAATTTGA